The nucleotide sequence AAAACTAGCATTACCAGGAGAATCTGATAATCTTGGTCTATTCTTTACATCTTCTAAAATATATTTCCCGCTAACATCAAGAGTTAACTTTTCAGCTAATAATAGACCTCCATTAAGGGAAAATGATTTTCTATTCATACCAGAATTAGGAGTGACATCCTCATTACTCATATCTGTTGCAGAAAATCTTAAATTATATCCTTCACCTGCTTTTGTGATCGCTACAGTGTTAGTTATTGTATGTGCTGTTTCGTAAAAACGATCTAAGTTATTTCCTTGATTAGTATACGGTCTTTCAACTCCATCAAATTGTACTACATCTGATCCATCTAATCGACCACCCCATGCCTGCATTCCTGCAGTAAGTGCTTCCTGACTAGTTTCTGGAGCTACTCCATTAATTCCTTGTCCATATTGCTTTTGGAAATCATAGATATCATCCATCACAGTTTCAAACAATACCGATCCAGAGTATTGCACTCCAAAACCTTGTTGTCCTCTCCCTGATTTCGTATTTATCAAAATTACACCGTTTGATGCTCTAGAACCATAAAGTGCTGCTGCTGCACCACCTTTTAAAACACTAATAGATTCGATATCATCTGGATTGATACTTGAAATACCATCACCAAAATCTGATCCTCCATATTGACCTGCAGATCCTAAATTAGTATTATCAATAGGAATTCCATCTAAAACGTAAAGTGGTTGATTATTGCCACCAACACTAGAAATACCACGAATTAATACATTACTTGTACCTGCTGGTCCTGTAGCTGCTCCACTTACATTTAGACCTGCTACTTTACCTTGCAAAGAGTTAATAGCATTAACCTGTTTTACTTCAGCTAATTCATCACCACCAACTTCAGTAAGGGCATAACCTAATGCCTTTTCTGATCTTTTGATACCTAAAGCTGTTACCACAACTTCATCTAAAGCCTCTGTATCTGTGGCCAATTCTAAATTTAATTCTCCTGAAGTTACGCTAACTTCTCTGGTTTCGTAACCCACCATAGAGAAAACTAAGGTTGCGTTATCACTCACGCTTAAAGTATAAACGCCATCAAAATCGGTAGAAGTTCCATTGGAAGTACCTTTTTCTACTACGGTAACACCTGGCAATGGCATCCCGGTTTCGGCTTCTGTGATGGTACCGCTAACTTGCTGATTCTGTGCTACAGCAAATTGATAAAGTCCCATAACAAGCAGAACTGAAAACATAATTTTCTTCACCATACTTGTAATTTAATTTTAGTTAGTACATGTTATAAATCAACCCTAAAGTTGCTAAATTTATCTTAAATGTTAGGAATTAGTTAAGCTTTTGAAAAAAAAATCGACGGACGACGTAGCTGAATAGATAAACAACTTATATCGAAAAATCGTTTTCGTTTAAATTTTTAATTAAAAATTTAATTAAATAAAGACTATTCTTAATCTTTTTAGATTAACTACTGATTAAAATATATTTTTTTAGGGAAGTTTGATATAGGAAATTCTGATAATGGCTTCTTAACAAAGTTTTCGTCTATTTTCAATTTGAAGGTATCTTTTCCTTCACTTTTATTTTCAATCATCAAGGTTTTGTTTGGATATATATCCTGATCTAAATGAAGCGTAATTTTATCGAATGTTGGAGTTACAAAAGTATAAACAGGTTCAGCCGGAGTAATAGGGTAAATCCCCATCATAGAATATATAATCCATGCGCTCATCGTCCCGGTATCATCATTCCCTGGAATACCACCGGGAGTATTTTTCCAGTATTTATTGATTAGCTGATGGATTCTCTGCGAAGCTTTATATTCTTTACCAGATATAAAATTATAAAGATATCCGTAAGCAAAGTCGGGTTCGTTAGCCATATCGAACTGGTCTTTGGCAAATAAATCGTCCAATTTAGACTCAAATTGGGCATTTCCGCCCATTAATTTTTTTAAGCCATCGATATCATGCGGTACCATAAATAAATACTGCCACGCATTACCTTCTATATACCCCGGGTTTTTGGCAAAATTAGCACCTGCTAAAGGATCGAAATCTTTATACCAACTGCCATTACTATTTTTAGGTTGTAAAAATGCCGTCTTGGGATTATATAACTTTTTATAGCCTTCTGAACGTTTTAAAAACGTTTTATAATCTTTCTTCTTCCCTAAGTTTTTAGCTAATTGCGCAATAGCATAATCTGCAATATTATATTCCTGAGTAGTAGACACCGGCCCTTCAACATCTGTATCTACGCCAATATATCCGTTTTCAATATATTCTTTTAAGCCAGGTCGTAATGGATTTTCAGTAGTATCTAAAGCACTTTTTAGCATCGCTTCGTAGGCTTTTTCAATATCAAAATCGGTTAATCCTCGTAAATAAGTATCAGCTAAAACTACAGCAGCAGGATCGCCTACCATTGTGAAAGTTTCGGTTGAATTCAATTCCCATTTTGGCAACCATCCATTTTCGTCATACATTTCTAACATCGATCTTACCATATCCAATTGTTCTTTAGGATATAGCAAACTCATAAGCTGATGATAATTTCGATAGGTATCCCACAATGAAAATGTGGTATATCGTGTATTTTCAGTTTTACCAATTTTTCCGGTGGCAATTTCTGGATATTCACCGTTAACATCATTCAGAATATTAGGATGGATTTGGGTATGATATAAAGCGGTATAAAAAATCGTTTTCTCATCATTGGTTCCGCCTTCCACTTCAGCTACCTGCAATTTCTTTTTCCAGGCATTTTTAGTTTCCGCTAAAATTTCTTCAAAAGATGCATTGCTAACTTCTCTCTCTAAGTTTTCACGAGCATTTTCAATACTTACGTAAGAAACTCCAATTTTAACTTCAACTTGTTCTGGTTGTTTAAAATCGTAAGTCATATAAGCACCAATACTATCACCAATAACTTCTCTGGTAAAACCTTCTTTAATCCTGGTTTTTCCATTGTACGTCATCCACTGTGCTTCTTCACCTTCGTATTTATATGGGGTTTTCCAAACTCCAAAGTCATCGGCCGGTTTAGAGAATTTTGCTATAAAATAAACCGGATAAGCAGCTTCCGCATTATTGTAACAGAAACTCCCAACCATGCGCATTCCTTCAATTTCTGTTGAAGAAATTACATGAACCATGGCTCCTTGCTCGTTGGTTAAGCCTAAACCTAAATTCAGCAATATGTTTGATTTCCCTGCCGGAAATGAATATCGTGTAAGCCCCGCTCTAGTGCTTGCAGTAGCTTCAGCCTTTATATTGTACTTATCTAATTTTGCGGAGTAATATCCTGCTTCGGCTGTTTCTTCAGAATACTTCGTTCCGTAATCGATATGGTTTGTTTTTAGCTCGCCGGTGGTAGGCATAGTAATAATTACGCCAAGATCGGGACAGCCGACTCCGCTCATATTCACATGAGAAAATCCGGTTAAAAACTGATTTTGATGAACGTACGGATTCGATAACCACTGACTATCTTTTTCCAGCGGATTCAGATCTATTCTCCCCGCCACATTAAAAGGCGATACACTTGCCATTCCTCTTGGTGCAATAGCTCCTGGATTGGTTGCGCCGTAATTTGAAGTTCCTATAAATGGATTTACGTACGGAAGCGGATCAAAATTAGTTTGCGCTGAGATCTGAACGCTAATACATACGATTACTGCTGAAAAAATATTTTTTACTGAAAACATCAACTCTATTTATTTTACTTTTATTTCATCTAAAAACAACCAGGCGCCGCCTCCCTTCGGAGTTTTTGCTAATGGTTCTATAGAAACCCGAACAAACTGAATGTCTTGTTGCGTTTCAAAATTCATCTTGAAATTCTCGATTTTCGCGCCTGGATTAGCCTGATACTTTCGATTTACCAAAGCTACTTCTTTAAAAGACTTTCCGTCTTTAGAAATTTCAACTTTTAATTGCTGCGGAAAATAAATCCCG is from Zunongwangia endophytica and encodes:
- a CDS encoding GH92 family glycosyl hydrolase, translated to MFSVKNIFSAVIVCISVQISAQTNFDPLPYVNPFIGTSNYGATNPGAIAPRGMASVSPFNVAGRIDLNPLEKDSQWLSNPYVHQNQFLTGFSHVNMSGVGCPDLGVIITMPTTGELKTNHIDYGTKYSEETAEAGYYSAKLDKYNIKAEATASTRAGLTRYSFPAGKSNILLNLGLGLTNEQGAMVHVISSTEIEGMRMVGSFCYNNAEAAYPVYFIAKFSKPADDFGVWKTPYKYEGEEAQWMTYNGKTRIKEGFTREVIGDSIGAYMTYDFKQPEQVEVKIGVSYVSIENARENLEREVSNASFEEILAETKNAWKKKLQVAEVEGGTNDEKTIFYTALYHTQIHPNILNDVNGEYPEIATGKIGKTENTRYTTFSLWDTYRNYHQLMSLLYPKEQLDMVRSMLEMYDENGWLPKWELNSTETFTMVGDPAAVVLADTYLRGLTDFDIEKAYEAMLKSALDTTENPLRPGLKEYIENGYIGVDTDVEGPVSTTQEYNIADYAIAQLAKNLGKKKDYKTFLKRSEGYKKLYNPKTAFLQPKNSNGSWYKDFDPLAGANFAKNPGYIEGNAWQYLFMVPHDIDGLKKLMGGNAQFESKLDDLFAKDQFDMANEPDFAYGYLYNFISGKEYKASQRIHQLINKYWKNTPGGIPGNDDTGTMSAWIIYSMMGIYPITPAEPVYTFVTPTFDKITLHLDQDIYPNKTLMIENKSEGKDTFKLKIDENFVKKPLSEFPISNFPKKIYFNQ